The Pyramidobacter piscolens W5455 DNA window CCGTCGGGCGCTGGGAACTGCACGGGCGCGCCCGCGTCGGCTGGGCGATGCTGATGGCTTTGGCATTTCGTCTTGCGGCGGGGAACTTTGTGCAGCCGCTGCCGTGGCTGGGCTGGGTCATCCCCGGCCTGATCGCCGCCGACATCCAGCGCCAGGGGCTCGTGGAGACTTTTTCGGCGCTGACGACCGTTTCCGTGCTGACGGCGTTCGCGTCGCAGTGGCTGTTCCGGTTGGGGAGCGCGCTGTCATGAAACTGGCCGATCTCGAAGCGTATAAAAAGCGTCAGCGCGCCGCCGT harbors:
- a CDS encoding poly-gamma-glutamate biosynthesis protein PgsC/CapC, producing MNDLGILTIGVGIAVSMIYDWRTGYGSGGLVSAGTIALTLYSPLRVGVSLLAALLIWPLLDFAVGRWELHGRARVGWAMLMALAFRLAAGNFVQPLPWLGWVIPGLIAADIQRQGLVETFSALTTVSVLTAFASQWLFRLGSALS